GGATGGAACAATCGCAAGATTTAAATAAGAGGCGGTTATTTTTGATTTAATACCTTGACCATCAAACTCTTCAAAGGTAATGCCTTGACTTGTCCTCAACGCCTGAAGATTTCTGTCTTCAAATTTGAAATTGTACCAGGAAACACCGAGTAAAGTACTTAATCCGAAATTTTTATTAGGCTGGTAAGTATGTCTCAGGTTGATAGCCGGATTCCAGCTTCCCCAAGGTCTTACTTTTGGGGCCTCGCCAGATGGTACCCAGGTATTAATACCAATGTCAAAACTCAGGTCTCCTGAATGTTTGTTGTTTTTTTCCTCTTTTTGAGATTCTTCATAGGTTCTCTTTTTGGGACTGAACTCCCAGGTTTTTCTTCCATCCCCGTGGTCGGTTTTTTCTATTTTGGTATCAAAAATCGAAAAAACAGTGGTCTTTGTTTGGGGCGCTGTTTCTTCCACTTGGCCCAATGACCAAGTGGAAAACAGCATTGCCAGTAAAATAATAGTGGGTTGTTTCATATAAATTCTTGATCAGAAAATCACGCCAAAAGTCAGGGCATTCAATTCAGGGCCTGCACCTTTTTCGAATAAGGTGTTGAGATCGTAGGTGGTGAAGAAATTGAACCTGCCTACGCCCACTTCACCCCGTAAACCATATCTAAAGTTGTTGAGGTAGATTCCTGTATTCTGATGCTCTTTTCTTCGTCCACCGCCATCTGAAGGTCTGTATACAAATTTACTGGTTCCCCCTAACCGGTAACCGGCATAGGGACCCGCTGCTATTCTAAATCCTTTTCTTCCTTGATCATTCATTTTGCCAAAGTCCAATCTGAAAAGGGACATAGCAGTAAGGTAGGAAGCCGAAATTTTGCTCTTAAATCCATTGACATCCGATCTTTGGATGAAATCAATTTCCCCGTCACCACGAACAGCCTGGAAATCCCGGTTTTCGAATTTGAAATTATACCATTGTACACCCAGTCCAAGATCCCAATTGAAGCCCTTACTGATTCTTTGGCTGGCCATCCAGTTAAAGCCCACATTCCAGCTTCCCCAGCCCCTGACTGCGTAAGGAGAACTGCTTCCAGGGAAGTTGCCGTTTCCATCCAGGTAATTGTTGATGCCCAGATCAAGGTTGAAGTAAGTTCTGAATGGAGGATCACTTTTTTTTCTTCCTCCTGTTTCTACTTTCACTTTTGTATTGAGTGGATCGGTTTCATCTACCAATATCCTTACTCCACCCACCGTCACCTCTGTCTTGTTCCATTCTTCTGTTACCTTGACAATTTCTTTGGAACCTTTTTTTCCAGCAACTTCCACGACTACCAATTCCCCGGTCTGCTCGTCTACTTTCAGGTCGAGTTCACTGATGATCTGGTTGA
This Cecembia calidifontis DNA region includes the following protein-coding sequences:
- a CDS encoding outer membrane beta-barrel protein: MKKYLLLFCLLGFVQLAFGKDFGNYPVEKDTIIVEFGKSGKIVMIVDNKEDFEKLKNMNVNQIISELDLKVDEQTGELVVVEVAGKKGSKEIVKVTEEWNKTEVTVGGVRILVDETDPLNTKVKVETGGRKKSDPPFRTYFNLDLGINNYLDGNGNFPGSSSPYAVRGWGSWNVGFNWMASQRISKGFNWDLGLGVQWYNFKFENRDFQAVRGDGEIDFIQRSDVNGFKSKISASYLTAMSLFRLDFGKMNDQGRKGFRIAAGPYAGYRLGGTSKFVYRPSDGGGRRKEHQNTGIYLNNFRYGLRGEVGVGRFNFFTTYDLNTLFEKGAGPELNALTFGVIF